One genomic segment of Candidatus Eisenbacteria bacterium includes these proteins:
- a CDS encoding ATP-dependent Clp protease ATP-binding subunit, translating into MHDKFTERVRKVMYLAREEAARLQHDYIGTEHLLLGVIREGEGIAATVLNNLGLDLDAIRQAVESMVAATGGTLTIGEIPFTPRAKRVLELSVDEARQLGHNYVGTEHLLLGLIREGEGVAARVLLELGVDRKKVREETLKLLGGTPSVSQPEREGKVETPALNQFGRDLTALARESKLDPIIGRESEIERVIQVLSRRKKNNPILIGEPGVGKTAIAEGLAERIVENKVPETLKDKRIVTLDLAAVVAGTKYRGQFEERLKAVMNEIRESKDTIIFIDELHTIVGAGGAEGAIDASNMLKPALARGELQCIGATTLDEFRKYIEKDGALERRFQPIMVDPPSVDETIQIIMGLRDKYEAHHGAKYTDDAILQAVRLADRYINDRFLPDKAIDVIDEAGACARLSISAIPTEVRELEKQVEEVAKEKEASIQQQEFEKAARIRDKEKELRARLREIKKNWTDIKHETQATVDADLIGTVIARMTGIPIARIEEKESEKLLRMEEELRKSIVGQDEAVAAVSRAIRRNRAGLRDPRRPIGSFIFLGPTGVGKTELARVLARFLFDDPDALIRIDMSEYMEKFSVSRLIGAPPGYVGHEEGGQLTEKVRRKPYSVVLLDEIEKAHPDVFNILLQVLDDGMLTDSLRRKVDFKNTVLIMTSNLGARQIKGGRSLGFGEQTEESAYGGMKRTILEELKKSFNPEFLNRIDEAIVFHPLDRPQMHSITTILLAQVAERLRVGGIKVTFDDSVVDLLIEKGFDATLGARPLKRAIQKLIEDPLSEHVLRGKLKDGSDVQVSRQGDELTFTS; encoded by the coding sequence ATGCATGACAAGTTCACGGAGCGCGTGCGCAAGGTGATGTATCTCGCGCGCGAGGAAGCGGCGCGCCTGCAGCACGATTACATCGGGACCGAGCATCTCCTCCTCGGCGTGATCCGCGAGGGAGAGGGGATCGCCGCCACCGTGCTCAACAATCTCGGTCTGGATCTGGACGCGATCCGCCAGGCGGTCGAGAGCATGGTCGCCGCCACCGGCGGCACGCTGACGATCGGAGAGATTCCGTTCACGCCGCGCGCGAAGCGGGTGCTGGAGCTCTCGGTCGACGAGGCGCGCCAGCTCGGACACAACTACGTCGGAACCGAGCATCTTCTTCTCGGGTTGATCCGGGAAGGGGAAGGCGTCGCCGCGCGGGTCCTGCTCGAGCTGGGCGTGGACCGCAAGAAGGTCCGCGAAGAGACGCTGAAGCTCCTGGGAGGGACACCGTCCGTGTCGCAGCCCGAGCGTGAAGGCAAGGTCGAGACTCCCGCGCTGAACCAGTTCGGTCGCGACCTCACCGCGCTGGCCCGGGAGAGCAAGCTGGACCCCATCATCGGGCGCGAGTCCGAGATCGAGCGGGTGATCCAGGTTCTCTCCCGCCGCAAGAAGAACAATCCGATCCTGATCGGGGAGCCCGGCGTGGGGAAGACCGCCATCGCCGAGGGGCTCGCCGAGCGGATCGTCGAGAACAAGGTCCCCGAGACCCTCAAGGACAAGCGCATCGTGACCCTGGACCTGGCGGCGGTGGTCGCCGGGACCAAGTACCGCGGCCAGTTCGAGGAGCGCCTGAAGGCGGTCATGAACGAGATCCGCGAGTCGAAGGACACGATCATCTTCATCGACGAGCTCCACACGATCGTCGGAGCCGGCGGCGCCGAAGGGGCCATCGACGCCTCGAACATGCTGAAGCCCGCGCTCGCGCGCGGCGAGCTCCAGTGCATCGGCGCGACCACCCTGGACGAGTTCCGCAAGTACATCGAGAAGGACGGCGCCCTGGAGCGGCGGTTCCAGCCGATCATGGTCGATCCGCCGTCGGTCGACGAGACGATCCAGATCATCATGGGGCTCCGCGACAAGTACGAAGCGCACCACGGCGCCAAGTACACGGACGACGCCATCCTCCAGGCGGTGCGGCTCGCGGACCGCTACATCAACGACCGCTTCCTCCCGGACAAGGCGATCGACGTGATCGACGAGGCGGGCGCGTGCGCGCGGCTCTCCATCTCCGCCATTCCAACCGAGGTGCGCGAGCTGGAGAAGCAGGTGGAGGAGGTCGCCAAGGAGAAGGAGGCCTCGATCCAGCAGCAGGAGTTCGAGAAGGCCGCCCGGATCCGCGACAAGGAGAAGGAGCTTCGCGCGAGACTCCGGGAGATCAAGAAGAACTGGACCGACATCAAGCACGAGACCCAGGCCACGGTGGACGCCGACCTGATCGGCACGGTGATCGCCCGGATGACGGGGATCCCGATCGCCCGCATCGAGGAGAAGGAGTCCGAGAAGCTCCTCCGGATGGAGGAAGAGCTCCGGAAGTCGATCGTGGGCCAGGACGAGGCGGTCGCGGCGGTGTCCCGCGCCATCCGGCGGAACCGGGCCGGGCTGCGCGATCCGCGACGGCCGATCGGCTCGTTCATCTTCCTCGGCCCGACGGGGGTGGGGAAGACCGAGCTCGCGCGCGTCCTCGCGCGGTTCCTCTTCGACGATCCCGACGCGCTCATCCGCATCGACATGTCGGAATACATGGAGAAGTTCTCGGTCTCGCGCCTCATCGGCGCGCCTCCGGGATACGTGGGACACGAGGAGGGGGGCCAGCTCACCGAGAAGGTGCGGCGCAAGCCCTACTCGGTCGTGCTCCTCGACGAGATCGAGAAGGCGCACCCGGACGTGTTCAACATCCTCCTGCAAGTGCTGGACGACGGGATGCTGACGGACAGTCTGCGCCGGAAGGTCGACTTCAAGAACACGGTGCTCATCATGACCTCGAACCTCGGCGCGCGTCAGATCAAGGGAGGCCGGAGCCTCGGGTTCGGGGAGCAGACGGAGGAGTCCGCGTACGGCGGGATGAAGCGGACCATCCTGGAAGAGCTGAAGAAGTCGTTCAATCCGGAATTCCTGAACCGGATCGACGAGGCGATCGTCTTCCATCCGCTCGACCGCCCGCAGATGCACTCGATCACGACCATCCTGCTCGCCCAGGTCGCCGAGCGGCTCCGCGTCGGAGGAATCAAGGTCACGTTCGACGACTCGGTCGTGGATCTCCTGATCGAGAAGGGGTTCGACGCCACCCTCGGCGCGCGTCCCCTGAAGCGCGCCATCCAGAAGCTGATCGAGGATCCGCTCTCCGAGCACGTCCTTCGGGGCAAGCTCAAGGACGGGAGCGATGTCCAGGTGTCCCGCCAGGGTGACGAGCTGACATTTACTTCTTGA
- a CDS encoding protein arginine kinase — MKLAGLAHNLGRWLDGSGPASDVVLSTRVRLARNLKEVPFTHRAREEQLAMVYSSVVSAVRKTPALVSSSALQMRELTPLDRQFLVERHLISHDLADNGRLRGLLLVPDESVSAMVNEEDHLRLQALASGFQLRSAWESVNAIDDELGQDLDYAFSEDLGYLTACPTNAGTGMRASVLIHLPSLVLTKQISRVLQGITQVGLAVRGFYGEGSQIMGNFFQISNQTTLGQSEKETVESLERVTRQIIEYEQKARDELLKEARVQIEDKIWRAYGALKHSRVISSSEVVNLSSAVRFGVALQIEGLASVRTLNELLIRTQPAHIQLAAGQELEQRERNVIRANYVRTLLDSSAANTVNPN; from the coding sequence ATGAAGCTCGCGGGCCTCGCGCACAACCTGGGGCGGTGGCTCGACGGCTCCGGCCCCGCGTCGGACGTCGTGCTGAGCACGCGCGTCCGGCTCGCCCGGAACCTGAAGGAGGTTCCGTTCACGCACCGCGCGCGCGAGGAACAGCTCGCGATGGTGTACTCGAGCGTCGTCTCCGCCGTGCGGAAGACGCCGGCGCTCGTGTCGTCGTCGGCGCTCCAGATGCGCGAGCTGACGCCGCTCGACCGGCAGTTCCTGGTGGAGCGGCACCTGATCTCGCACGATCTCGCCGACAACGGCCGCCTGCGCGGGCTCCTGCTCGTGCCCGACGAGAGCGTCTCGGCGATGGTGAACGAGGAGGATCATCTGCGGCTCCAGGCCCTGGCGTCGGGGTTCCAGCTCCGCTCGGCGTGGGAGTCGGTGAACGCCATCGATGATGAACTGGGACAGGACCTCGACTATGCTTTCAGCGAGGACCTGGGCTACCTGACCGCGTGCCCGACGAATGCGGGCACGGGGATGCGCGCCTCGGTCCTGATCCATCTTCCGTCGCTCGTGCTGACGAAGCAGATCTCGCGCGTGCTCCAGGGCATCACGCAGGTGGGGCTCGCCGTGCGCGGGTTCTACGGCGAGGGATCGCAGATCATGGGGAACTTCTTCCAGATCTCGAACCAGACCACGCTGGGGCAGAGCGAGAAGGAGACGGTCGAGAGCTTGGAGCGCGTCACGCGCCAGATCATCGAATACGAACAGAAGGCGCGCGACGAGCTCCTCAAGGAGGCCCGGGTCCAGATCGAGGACAAGATCTGGCGGGCGTACGGCGCGCTGAAGCACAGCCGCGTGATCTCGTCGTCCGAGGTGGTGAACCTGTCGTCCGCGGTGCGCTTCGGCGTGGCCCTCCAGATCGAGGGGCTCGCGAGCGTCCGGACGCTGAACGAGCTCTTGATCCGCACCCAGCCGGCTCACATCCAGCTCGCGGCGGGGCAGGAGCTGGAGCAGCGGGAACGGAACGTGATCCGCGCGAACTACGTGCGGACCTTGCTGGACTCGAGCGCGGCCAACACCGTCAATCCGAACTGA